A genome region from Geobacter pickeringii includes the following:
- a CDS encoding DUF4337 domain-containing protein, protein METMEARLAAAESRNRLNNRVAVAVALISAFMAVTKIKDDNIVQAMLQAKSDAVDTWNEYQAKKLKLHLSELGLNQARALRLAVPPQGAAALAEQENGYAATIARYQAESETIMKKAKGFEKQYDDLNFRDDQFDLSDALLSISLAILAVTALTANLWLFRFSLVFAGFGGVMGMAGLMGLSLHPDWLTKLLS, encoded by the coding sequence ATGGAAACCATGGAAGCACGGCTCGCCGCGGCCGAATCCCGCAACCGGCTCAATAACCGCGTCGCCGTGGCGGTGGCGCTTATCTCCGCCTTCATGGCGGTGACCAAGATCAAGGACGACAACATCGTCCAGGCGATGCTCCAGGCCAAGTCCGACGCCGTGGACACCTGGAACGAGTACCAGGCCAAGAAGCTCAAGCTCCACCTCTCCGAGCTCGGTCTGAACCAGGCACGGGCCCTGCGGTTGGCGGTCCCTCCCCAGGGGGCTGCGGCCCTGGCGGAGCAGGAGAACGGCTACGCCGCCACCATCGCCCGCTACCAGGCCGAGAGCGAGACGATCATGAAGAAGGCCAAGGGGTTCGAAAAGCAGTATGACGACCTCAACTTCCGGGACGACCAGTTCGACCTCTCCGACGCCCTCCTCTCCATCTCCCTGGCGATCCTGGCGGTGACGGCCCTCACCGCCAACCTTTGGCTCTTCCGCTTCTCCCTCGTCTTCGCCGGCTTCGGCGGCGTCATGGGGATGGCGGGACTGATGGGGCTGTCGCTCCACCCCGACTGGCTGACGAAGCTCCTCTCCTGA
- a CDS encoding SAM-dependent methyltransferase encodes MSDKMTQWDERYDTADFVYGREPNAFLAGVSDLLPPGDVLCLAEGEGRNAVFLAKRGHRVLAVDSSAVGLAKAARLAEESGVRIETVTADLADFAIEPGRWDAIVSIFCHLPPAMRRALHRQVVQGLRPGGIFVLEAYTPAQLALRTGGPPTEELMMTLAGLREELAGLEFLQGREVERDVVEGRLHTGRGAVVQIVCRAAVGKNTDYHCRARRV; translated from the coding sequence ATGTCCGATAAAATGACTCAGTGGGACGAACGGTACGATACGGCGGATTTCGTCTATGGGAGGGAGCCCAATGCGTTCCTCGCCGGGGTGAGCGATCTGCTCCCGCCGGGAGATGTCCTCTGCCTCGCCGAGGGGGAGGGGAGAAACGCCGTCTTTCTGGCGAAGCGGGGGCACCGGGTGCTGGCGGTGGACTCGTCCGCCGTGGGGCTGGCCAAGGCGGCGCGCCTGGCGGAGGAGAGCGGGGTGCGGATCGAGACGGTGACGGCCGATCTGGCCGACTTTGCCATCGAGCCGGGGAGGTGGGACGCCATCGTCTCGATCTTCTGCCATCTGCCGCCTGCCATGCGGAGGGCGCTCCACCGGCAGGTCGTTCAGGGGCTTCGTCCCGGCGGGATCTTCGTGCTGGAAGCGTACACGCCGGCGCAACTGGCGCTTCGGACCGGCGGTCCGCCGACGGAAGAGCTCATGATGACGCTGGCCGGGCTGCGGGAAGAACTGGCCGGCCTTGAGTTCCTGCAGGGGCGCGAGGTGGAGCGGGACGTGGTGGAGGGGCGCCTCCACACCGGACGGGGGGCTGTCGTGCAAATCGTGTGTCGTGCCGCAGTCGGCAAAAACACGGATTACCATTGCCGTGCCCGAAGAGTTTAG
- a CDS encoding EamA family transporter gives MSTLAFTLIVISAVMHALWNLLVKRSRHKTVFIWWMFVASGGLFTVTLPLVPERFRWPDQTTLMLVTTGAACFVLYHLLNGRAYRGGDLSVVYPLSQTSMIYVPVWGMSILGERLTPPGIAGILLVILGAYSVQMERVSLAEFLRPFRNLASSSVRNALAAGFIYSLGSIAEKTGVRHYSPLYFTYFLVLIMLGLMTFNLLRSRYRPHIAAELREHWGLILVSGPIMMASFLTFRYGLNLSPMSYAVPVRQVSILVGVLIGILFLGESCGRIRFAAALLTLAGAVLIRLG, from the coding sequence GTGAGCACCCTCGCCTTTACCCTCATCGTCATCTCCGCCGTCATGCACGCCCTCTGGAACCTGCTGGTGAAGCGGAGCCGTCACAAGACGGTCTTCATCTGGTGGATGTTCGTCGCCTCCGGCGGGCTCTTCACCGTCACCCTGCCGCTGGTGCCGGAGCGGTTCCGCTGGCCCGACCAGACCACCCTCATGCTGGTGACGACGGGGGCGGCCTGCTTTGTCCTCTATCATCTCCTGAACGGCCGCGCCTACCGGGGGGGCGATCTGTCGGTGGTCTATCCCCTCTCCCAGACCTCCATGATCTACGTGCCGGTCTGGGGGATGAGCATCCTGGGCGAGCGGCTGACGCCGCCGGGGATCGCCGGCATCCTGCTGGTGATCCTGGGGGCCTACTCGGTGCAGATGGAGCGGGTATCCCTCGCCGAGTTCCTCCGTCCGTTCCGCAATCTCGCATCCTCATCGGTGCGCAACGCCCTGGCGGCGGGGTTCATCTACTCCCTCGGCTCCATCGCCGAGAAGACCGGCGTCCGGCACTACTCCCCCCTCTACTTCACCTACTTTCTCGTGCTGATCATGCTGGGGCTCATGACCTTCAATCTCCTCCGCTCCCGCTACCGCCCCCACATCGCCGCCGAACTGCGGGAGCACTGGGGGCTCATCCTCGTCAGCGGCCCCATCATGATGGCGTCGTTTCTCACCTTTCGCTACGGTCTCAACCTCTCCCCCATGAGCTATGCCGTGCCGGTGCGCCAGGTGAGCATCCTCGTGGGGGTGCTCATCGGCATTCTCTTCCTCGGCGAGTCGTGCGGCCGGATCCGGTTTGCGGCGGCGCTTCTGACCCTGGCCGGTGCCGTGCTGATCCGGCTCGGGTGA
- the recO gene encoding DNA repair protein RecO has translation MEASRSEAIVLGAMDYRESDRIVTLFTLQHGKVRGVAKGAKRSMRRFGGALDPFARLSVELVVREGLSSIRGADIVSLYPRIRADLRKIGLAGYAVEVAERFLPDGAPYPRLFRLLTAYLEHLEHGEGEPSARRFFEANLLNILGYRLALEQCGACGAELPPDAPRRCGPAGVVLCARCGRVGTIIGPETVRLLGLCLATGRFGAVAFPPAALREAGELLDGAIAAHLTRPLNSLAFLRQIEADLASVPIIP, from the coding sequence ATGGAAGCGAGCCGTTCTGAAGCCATCGTCCTGGGCGCCATGGATTACCGGGAGAGTGACCGGATCGTCACGCTCTTCACCTTGCAACACGGCAAGGTGCGGGGGGTGGCGAAGGGGGCGAAGCGGAGCATGCGGCGCTTCGGCGGGGCGCTGGACCCCTTTGCCCGCCTGAGTGTGGAGCTGGTGGTGCGGGAGGGGCTCTCGTCAATCCGGGGGGCCGACATCGTCTCCCTCTATCCCCGCATCCGGGCGGATCTCCGGAAGATCGGCCTTGCCGGCTATGCCGTGGAGGTGGCGGAGCGGTTCCTGCCGGACGGCGCTCCCTATCCCCGGCTCTTCCGCCTGCTCACCGCCTACCTGGAGCATCTTGAGCACGGGGAGGGGGAACCCTCCGCCCGGCGCTTTTTCGAGGCGAATCTCCTCAACATCCTCGGGTACCGGCTCGCCCTGGAGCAGTGCGGTGCCTGCGGCGCGGAGCTGCCGCCCGATGCGCCGCGCCGCTGCGGGCCGGCGGGGGTGGTCCTCTGCGCGCGGTGCGGCAGGGTCGGCACCATCATCGGACCGGAAACCGTCCGGCTCCTGGGGCTCTGCCTCGCGACAGGACGCTTCGGCGCCGTGGCCTTCCCCCCCGCGGCCCTGCGCGAGGCGGGGGAGCTCCTCGACGGCGCCATCGCCGCCCACCTGACCCGCCCCCTGAATTCCCTCGCATTCCTGCGCCAGATCGAGGCTGATCTGGCCTCCGTCCCGATTATTCCTTGA
- a CDS encoding DNA-3-methyladenine glycosylase I has translation MTPRCEWCGTDPLYVAYHDEEWGVPAHDDRHLFEMLVLEGAQAGLSWLTILRKREAYRRAFAGFDAETVAAWSEADVARLLADAGIVRNRLKIESAIRNARGVLTIREEFGSLDAYLWRFVDHPPRQNGWRSLAEVPARTEQSDAMSRDLKRRGFNFVGSTICYAFMQAVGMVNDHTVHCHRYDDIRKLSAGGSAP, from the coding sequence ATGACACCGAGATGCGAATGGTGCGGCACCGACCCCCTCTACGTGGCGTACCACGACGAGGAGTGGGGGGTGCCGGCGCACGACGACCGGCACCTCTTCGAGATGCTGGTTCTGGAGGGGGCCCAGGCGGGGCTTTCGTGGCTGACGATTCTGCGTAAGCGCGAGGCGTACCGCCGGGCCTTTGCCGGTTTCGACGCGGAGACCGTCGCCGCGTGGTCCGAGGCCGACGTGGCGCGGCTGTTGGCCGACGCCGGCATCGTGCGCAACCGCCTGAAGATCGAATCGGCCATCCGGAACGCCCGGGGAGTGCTGACGATCCGGGAGGAGTTCGGCTCCCTCGACGCGTACCTCTGGCGCTTCGTGGACCATCCCCCCCGACAGAACGGGTGGCGTTCCCTGGCGGAGGTGCCGGCCCGCACGGAGCAGTCCGACGCCATGAGCCGGGACCTCAAGCGGCGGGGGTTCAACTTCGTGGGGTCCACCATCTGCTACGCCTTCATGCAGGCGGTCGGCATGGTGAACGACCACACGGTCCACTGTCACCGCTACGACGACATCCGGAAGCTCTCTGCGGGGGGGAGCGCGCCGTGA
- the tsaA gene encoding tRNA (N6-threonylcarbamoyladenosine(37)-N6)-methyltransferase TrmO, with translation MTQNSHFTYRPIGILRSPYSRRIDAPHQSTVVEGTETGGLALATLELQEWLDEKVVQDLNGFDRLWLIFAFHLSEGWKSSVKPPRGGPKRGVLATRSPHRPNSIGLSAVGLERVDGRTLYLRGVDLLDGTPVLDIKPYVPYADAFPDSRAGWIDELDAQLGRRSAPGPRKPR, from the coding sequence ATGACCCAAAACTCTCATTTCACCTATCGCCCCATCGGCATCCTGCGATCTCCCTATTCCCGCCGCATTGATGCACCCCACCAAAGCACGGTGGTGGAAGGGACGGAAACCGGGGGGCTGGCGCTGGCCACCCTGGAGCTTCAGGAGTGGCTGGACGAGAAGGTTGTTCAGGATCTGAACGGCTTCGACAGGCTCTGGCTCATCTTCGCCTTTCATCTGAGCGAGGGGTGGAAAAGCAGTGTCAAGCCCCCCCGGGGTGGACCGAAGCGGGGCGTCCTGGCCACCCGCTCTCCCCATCGCCCCAATTCTATCGGCTTGTCGGCGGTGGGGCTGGAGCGGGTCGACGGCAGGACGCTGTACCTTCGGGGGGTGGATCTCCTGGACGGCACCCCCGTTCTGGATATCAAACCGTACGTCCCTTACGCGGATGCCTTTCCGGACTCCCGGGCCGGCTGGATCGACGAACTGGACGCACAACTGGGGCGCCGTTCCGCGCCGGGGCCGCGAAAACCCCGGTAA
- a CDS encoding porin, which yields MKKRFIIPAAAMFLLAAGTMASAATVDELQRQLDELTGQVRTLQAEKAAPAADAAPGDGYLKKVWDKTRIGGYGELAYIFKKENGNGNGGNTFDPQRFVLYVNSDLADWITLNTELEWEHGGTDGGPDGGISVEQAFLDFKFTKAFNVKAGVMLVPLGALNLYHEPVNFNSTERPQLDRYLIPSTWQEMGIGIHGALGDKADYQLLATPGLDGTKFAAETGVREGRQNFGKDSNRNVAVTGRLEVRPVTNLYTNVSFYTANAAPSGTPTAYTTILAFDGKYRISDFELAGEYVQVIQDKPALLASDIGHRMSGYWVEAAYHLMPAALKKGKLAEADLIAFARYSEFDTQQGSIADPTRASGRYDRNYTTFGFSFKPVPTVAIKADYQLYDDHRRGGETALDNDKFQVSLGFVF from the coding sequence ATGAAGAAACGCTTCATCATCCCCGCAGCCGCCATGTTCCTGCTCGCCGCGGGCACCATGGCCAGCGCCGCAACGGTGGACGAGCTGCAGCGCCAGCTCGACGAACTGACCGGCCAGGTCAGAACGCTGCAGGCCGAAAAGGCCGCCCCCGCCGCCGATGCCGCCCCGGGAGACGGCTACCTGAAGAAGGTCTGGGACAAGACGAGGATCGGCGGCTATGGCGAGCTAGCCTACATTTTCAAGAAGGAGAACGGCAACGGCAACGGCGGGAACACCTTCGATCCCCAGCGGTTCGTCCTGTACGTCAACTCCGACCTGGCCGACTGGATCACCCTCAATACCGAGCTGGAATGGGAGCACGGCGGCACCGACGGCGGCCCGGACGGCGGGATCTCGGTGGAGCAGGCCTTCCTCGACTTCAAGTTCACCAAAGCATTCAACGTCAAGGCGGGGGTCATGCTGGTTCCCCTGGGGGCCCTCAACCTCTACCACGAACCGGTCAACTTCAATTCCACCGAACGCCCCCAGCTCGACCGCTACCTGATCCCGAGCACCTGGCAGGAGATGGGAATCGGCATCCACGGCGCCCTTGGCGACAAGGCGGACTACCAGCTCCTGGCCACCCCCGGCCTTGACGGGACCAAGTTCGCCGCCGAAACCGGCGTCAGGGAGGGCCGGCAGAATTTCGGCAAGGACAGCAACCGCAACGTGGCGGTCACCGGCCGCCTGGAAGTCCGGCCCGTCACCAACCTCTATACCAACGTCTCCTTCTACACCGCCAACGCGGCGCCCAGCGGCACCCCCACCGCCTACACCACCATCCTCGCCTTCGACGGCAAGTACCGCATCAGCGACTTCGAGCTCGCCGGCGAGTACGTCCAGGTCATCCAGGACAAGCCGGCGCTCCTGGCGAGCGACATCGGTCACCGGATGTCGGGCTACTGGGTCGAGGCGGCCTACCACCTGATGCCCGCAGCCCTGAAGAAGGGGAAACTGGCCGAGGCCGACCTGATCGCCTTTGCCCGCTACTCCGAATTCGACACCCAGCAGGGGAGCATCGCCGACCCGACCAGGGCAAGCGGCCGGTATGACCGGAACTACACCACCTTCGGCTTCTCCTTCAAGCCGGTTCCCACCGTCGCCATCAAGGCCGACTACCAGCTCTACGACGACCACCGCCGGGGGGGTGAGACGGCTCTGGACAACGACAAGTTCCAGGTATCCCTCGGCTTCGTCTTCTAG
- the glyQ gene encoding glycine--tRNA ligase subunit alpha → MTFQDLILSLQGYWAKQGCVIQQPYDTEKGAGTFNPATFLRVLGPEPWNVAYVEPSRRPTDGRYGENPNRLQHYYQFQVIMKPSPVNILDLYLDSLRAFGIDPTKHDIRFVEDDWESPTLGAWGLGWEVWLDGMEITQFTYFQQAGGIDLKPVSSEITYGCERIAMYLQGVDNVYDLEWIKGVSYGDIHHRGEVEFSTYNFEEADVAMLLQLFTMYEKECIRLVERELVLPAYDYVMKCSHTFNLLDARGAISVTERASYIGRVRNVARLCAEGYLRLREKLGFPLLKK, encoded by the coding sequence TTGACCTTTCAAGACCTGATTCTCTCCCTCCAGGGGTACTGGGCCAAGCAGGGATGCGTCATCCAGCAACCCTACGACACCGAAAAGGGTGCCGGTACCTTCAACCCCGCCACCTTCCTCCGCGTCCTCGGCCCCGAGCCGTGGAACGTCGCCTACGTCGAGCCGAGCCGCCGCCCCACCGACGGCCGCTACGGCGAGAACCCCAACCGCCTCCAGCACTACTACCAGTTCCAGGTCATCATGAAGCCGTCGCCGGTGAACATCCTCGACCTCTACCTCGATTCGCTGCGGGCCTTCGGCATCGACCCGACGAAGCACGACATCCGCTTCGTGGAGGACGACTGGGAGTCGCCGACCCTGGGGGCCTGGGGGCTCGGCTGGGAAGTCTGGCTCGACGGGATGGAGATCACCCAGTTCACCTACTTCCAGCAGGCGGGCGGTATCGACCTGAAGCCGGTCTCCTCCGAGATCACCTACGGTTGCGAGCGGATCGCCATGTACCTCCAGGGGGTCGACAACGTCTACGACCTGGAGTGGATCAAGGGGGTCAGCTACGGCGACATCCACCACCGGGGCGAGGTGGAGTTCTCCACCTACAACTTCGAGGAGGCCGACGTGGCGATGCTCCTCCAGCTCTTCACCATGTACGAGAAGGAGTGCATCCGGCTGGTGGAGCGCGAGCTCGTGCTCCCCGCCTACGATTACGTCATGAAATGCTCCCACACCTTCAACCTCCTCGATGCCCGGGGGGCCATCTCCGTCACCGAGCGCGCCTCCTACATCGGTCGGGTGCGGAACGTGGCGCGCCTCTGCGCCGAGGGGTACCTGAGACTGCGTGAGAAGCTCGGCTTCCCGCTGCTGAAGAAGTAG
- a CDS encoding tetratricopeptide repeat protein produces MAALEAVEWFSKGVEALGHDHVYLARTCFERAAEMDLTPEACSYLALCQARTRGRFEDAVELARESIVGEPGNAVHYLNLGRIYLLAGRRGEAIDTFREGLKYGRNEEIVAELEKVGLRKPPPIPSLPRNHPLNKYVGIVMARLGLR; encoded by the coding sequence ATGGCAGCACTGGAGGCTGTGGAGTGGTTTTCCAAAGGGGTTGAGGCGCTGGGGCACGATCATGTCTATCTGGCCCGCACCTGTTTCGAGCGGGCGGCGGAGATGGATCTGACCCCGGAGGCCTGCTCATATCTGGCGCTGTGCCAGGCACGGACGCGGGGGAGGTTCGAGGATGCCGTCGAGCTCGCCCGGGAGTCCATCGTCGGCGAGCCGGGAAATGCCGTTCATTATCTGAATCTCGGGCGAATCTACCTTCTGGCCGGCCGGAGGGGGGAGGCGATCGACACCTTCCGGGAGGGGCTGAAGTACGGCCGGAACGAGGAGATTGTGGCCGAGCTGGAGAAGGTCGGCCTGAGGAAGCCTCCGCCCATTCCGTCGTTGCCGCGCAACCATCCCCTCAACAAGTATGTGGGGATCGTCATGGCCCGCCTGGGACTGCGGTAG
- a CDS encoding dihydrofolate reductase: MIITLIAAMADNRIIGREGAMPWHLPDDLSRFRAITMGHPVVMGRTTFEAIGRPLPGRLNIVLSRRPGYGPAGVLVARSLSDALSLAGDAGELFICGGGEVYREALSRADRIHLTVIHGDYPGDTTFPELPPDFVEVARDEAAGDPPHAFVTLERRRGAGRPPIRAVLFDFGGVLAEEGFREGLFELARQQGLDPIALHGAGMEAVYESGYVVGRGDEAAFWRLMRQRTGIRGSDRKLAGLILARFVLRPRMMEAVRELRRQGYLTAIVSDQTDWLELLDRRDGVFREFDRVFNSYRLGKGKRDPSLFDDVALSLGIAPGEALFVDDMLANVVRAESRGGRAIVFEDEERFLEELKRSLDGGG; the protein is encoded by the coding sequence ATGATCATCACCCTCATTGCGGCCATGGCCGATAACCGCATCATCGGCAGGGAGGGGGCCATGCCGTGGCATCTCCCCGACGACCTGTCCCGCTTCAGGGCCATCACCATGGGGCACCCGGTCGTCATGGGGCGCACTACCTTCGAGGCCATCGGTCGTCCCCTGCCGGGGCGGCTGAACATCGTCCTTTCCCGGCGTCCGGGGTATGGGCCGGCGGGGGTGCTGGTCGCCCGAAGCCTCTCCGATGCCCTGTCGCTGGCCGGTGACGCCGGCGAGCTCTTCATCTGCGGCGGCGGTGAGGTCTACCGGGAGGCGCTGTCGCGGGCGGACCGCATCCATCTCACCGTCATCCACGGCGACTATCCGGGGGATACCACCTTCCCCGAACTCCCCCCCGATTTTGTCGAAGTGGCGCGGGACGAGGCCGCCGGCGACCCCCCCCACGCCTTCGTCACCCTGGAGCGGAGAAGGGGGGCGGGGCGCCCCCCGATCCGGGCCGTTCTCTTCGACTTCGGCGGCGTTCTGGCGGAGGAGGGGTTCCGGGAGGGGCTCTTCGAGCTCGCCCGGCAGCAGGGGCTCGACCCCATCGCCCTCCACGGCGCGGGAATGGAGGCGGTCTACGAGAGCGGCTACGTCGTCGGCAGGGGGGACGAGGCCGCCTTCTGGCGGCTTATGCGGCAGCGGACCGGCATCCGGGGGAGCGATCGGAAACTCGCCGGCCTGATTCTCGCCCGTTTCGTCCTCCGCCCCCGGATGATGGAGGCGGTCCGGGAACTGCGCCGCCAGGGGTACCTTACCGCCATCGTCAGCGACCAGACCGACTGGCTGGAGCTCCTCGACCGGCGCGATGGCGTCTTCCGGGAGTTCGACCGGGTCTTCAACAGCTACCGTCTCGGCAAGGGGAAGCGGGATCCGTCCCTCTTCGACGACGTGGCCCTCAGCCTGGGAATCGCCCCCGGGGAGGCGCTCTTCGTCGACGACATGCTCGCCAATGTGGTGCGGGCCGAGAGCCGGGGGGGGCGGGCGATCGTCTTCGAGGATGAGGAGCGGTTCCTGGAGGAACTGAAGCGGTCTCTCGACGGAGGAGGGTGA